Part of the Halomarina litorea genome is shown below.
GGTACGGAGGGCGAGTCGGCGGAACGGGCCGGGGTGCATGTCGAACTGGCCGGGGCCGAAGGCGGCGCTGGCGATCAGTCGCCACTCGCGGTCCGAGAGGTCCGTCACGACGGGCGAGTCGAACGCCGCGAGCGTACCCCGGACCACGTCCGCGTCCACCTCCGAGAGGGTGTCGCCGAGTACGTCGCCTACCCGCTGGCGGAACCAGCGGGCGTGTCGGGCGGTGACGTGGTCCGGAGCGGGGGCCGGGGCCGCCGGCCGAAGCATCGCCACGCTGTGTTCTCCGCTGGTGGCGTTGCGCGTCGCCGAGAGGTGGACCGAGTGGTAGCCGTTCGCCCGCCAGAAGTCGAGCAGGCGGGGTGTCGCGCCGTAACTCGTCCCGAACCAGTCCACCTCGTCGCCGAACTCCCGGTGTATCGAATCGAGCAGTTCGGTCCCGAGTCCCGACGACTGCACGGATGGGTGGGTGGCGATGCGGACGACGCGGACCCCGAGTGGCCGACCCACGTCCGGGTCGCGCAGTTGCCCCGTCATCAGGTCGGGGAGCATGTTGCCCTGTACCCGACCCTCCCGGTAGATTCGCTCGCAGGTGTCGGCATCGAACCCGCCTTCGCGGGCGAGGAGGGCGACGCTCACGACGTGGCCCCCGTGGACCAGACAGCGCGCCGAGAGGTTCGGGGCGTCCAGCAGTCTCGCCAAATCGTCCGGTTCGGTGCGGTAGTGCGCGAGGACCAGCAGGCCGAACAGCTCTCTGAGGAGGTGTTCGTCCGCCAGCAGGTCGTCCGGGGTTGGGCGGGCGTACTCGACGGAGTCGGGGGTGGCGTCGGCGACGAGGAGTTCCACGGCCGGACTCGCATCGAGGAGGAGCGCCCGGAACGCCCACGGTTCGACGGGGTCGGTCCCGGCGTAGCGGATTGGTTCAGCCATCGACACGTCGACCACCTCGCAGTCGCTCTCCGCGAGGCGTTCGCGGAACCGGACCGCGAACCCGCGTCCGGCACCCTCGTAGCCGTGGACGGTCGTGGCGAACCCGACTGGGACTCGCCCGAGGAGCGAGGAGAGCAGCGAGACGGGGAGGCCAGCCGCCTCGTCCACGAGGACCACGTCCGGGTCGTCGGGAAACTCGCTGGCTTCGAGGGGCGGGACGAAGCGGACCCGGCCGCCCTCTGCGGCCCGGAGTTCGCCGTTCCCCTCGCCGACCTCGTCGCCTCGGTCGGCGAGGACGCCGAGGGCATCGAGCACCTCGCGTGCGCGGGCGAACAGTTCCCCGGCGCCGCGCCGGTCGGGTGCGGTGACGAGAACGTCCCGGCCCGCCGCGGCGAGTGATCCGGCGGCGAGGCCGGCGGCGCTCGACTTCCCGCGCCCCCGGTCGGCTTCGAGGACGACCGCGGTGCTCGGGTCGCGCAGACGCTCGAACGCCCGCAGCGCCGCAATCTGGTCGGCGGTCCGGCAGGCCTCGTAGGCGACGCGCGGGAAGGCGTGCGTCTCGGGGAGCGTCGGGGATGCCTGCGGGCGGGCGGGTGCGGGGTCGGTCAGTCCCTCGCGTTCGACGACTTCCGAATCGACGTCGACGATAGCGACCCCCCGATGGGCGCGCAGGAGCGAGACGAGTCGCTGGCGGAAGCGCCCGGAGACGTCCTCGACCGTCGCGGGCGGGGCGGCGAGCGTCTCGTCGAAGCGGTCTCTCCGACGGCTCCACTCGTCGAGGGGCGGCGCGAGGAGGACCAGCAGGCCTCCGCCGTCCACCGCGCCGACGGCCCGCCCGAGGGCGTTCGGACGACACTCCTCGTGGCCGTCGACGACGACGCACTCGCGGGTGGTGCCGAGGAGGGCGTCGGCTCGCCGGGGTTCGTGGCGTTCGACGCTCGCCGTGCCGGGGTCGCGGTGCCCCACGAGGACCGGGTCCGCGACGTCGCCAGCCTCGAAGACGTCGGGGAGGGCGTCGAGGCAGGCGTCGTGGCTCCCCGCGAGGACCAGCAGTCGGCGCTCGTTCGTCCGTCGCGCCTCCTCGCGGAGGGCGCGGACGGCGGCGTCGACGCGTGGGTGCATACGGGGAGGTGGCTGGGGGCGGCTATCCGTCCTGCGGTCCTCGGAGTCCCGCGGGCGAACTATAACTACCCCCGCGTCCGTTCGGCGTGCATGGCCGAGACAAACCGCGTCTGGCTGCTCGCACAGCGCCCCGACGGTCGACCCGACATGGACTGCTTCGAATTCGCCGAGCGACAGCGACCCGTCCCCGGGGACGGGGAAGTGCTGGTACGGACGCTGTACATGTCAGTCGACCCGTACATGCGCGGGCGGATGCGCGACGCCGAGTCCTACGCCGAACCGTGGACCGTCGGCGAACCGATGCAGGCGGGCGTCGTCGGCGAGATCGTCGCCTCGAACCACCACGCCTGGGAGGAGGGCGACGTCGTCAACGGGAACCTGCGGTGGGCGGACTACGCCATCGCGAAGGGCCACGAACTCGTCGGCGTGA
Proteins encoded:
- the tmcA gene encoding tRNA(Met) cytidine acetyltransferase TmcA, which produces MHPRVDAAVRALREEARRTNERRLLVLAGSHDACLDALPDVFEAGDVADPVLVGHRDPGTASVERHEPRRADALLGTTRECVVVDGHEECRPNALGRAVGAVDGGGLLVLLAPPLDEWSRRRDRFDETLAAPPATVEDVSGRFRQRLVSLLRAHRGVAIVDVDSEVVEREGLTDPAPARPQASPTLPETHAFPRVAYEACRTADQIAALRAFERLRDPSTAVVLEADRGRGKSSAAGLAAGSLAAAGRDVLVTAPDRRGAGELFARAREVLDALGVLADRGDEVGEGNGELRAAEGGRVRFVPPLEASEFPDDPDVVLVDEAAGLPVSLLSSLLGRVPVGFATTVHGYEGAGRGFAVRFRERLAESDCEVVDVSMAEPIRYAGTDPVEPWAFRALLLDASPAVELLVADATPDSVEYARPTPDDLLADEHLLRELFGLLVLAHYRTEPDDLARLLDAPNLSARCLVHGGHVVSVALLAREGGFDADTCERIYREGRVQGNMLPDLMTGQLRDPDVGRPLGVRVVRIATHPSVQSSGLGTELLDSIHREFGDEVDWFGTSYGATPRLLDFWRANGYHSVHLSATRNATSGEHSVAMLRPAAPAPAPDHVTARHARWFRQRVGDVLGDTLSEVDADVVRGTLAAFDSPVVTDLSDREWRLIASAAFGPGQFDMHPGPFRRLALRTLTDPAFDLDPRQERLLVRRVLQFHDWESVADELDFYSKSGARRELGQTFAALVAGYGTKAARDERDRYG